The following are encoded in a window of Paraclostridium bifermentans genomic DNA:
- a CDS encoding pLS20_p028 family conjugation system transmembrane protein encodes MSDAQVIEILKSFDVLKRSSIWADAGRFIMWYINLGLSKVVDLLSNSLSEIYSVMNFFNSKQVNDFINKYIVVIFAFASIALAILGWKIIVKKENDFNRIITNALIAITIFVVLPWGMQQGESLVKAGVNLLDSNGNVSSSTKIFSSNITDLYLIDKNGWKSPNPHPKNYIKDDSSLSFLSITEIMDTGGLFTSTKLSDDGTKILKHKINDASGEQKLEELKSHLVYEDEGYYRYSWHPFYILIELGTMALVLFFTCFKTAQLIQELGILKIILQGTVLTDIETGQRNKKLIEKIKNTFIILYVIMLLLNIYILFMDFIASSNISKPTQLVMILASGILVIDGPNFIEEMFGIDAGLKSISRSIIAAAQGAKGMKDLASAIGKGASAVGKASVGASKVLGKTAINTSAGIKGALDGFKESGNSSKDGNSNSSPLGGMSNGNESQDDKGNSPLSDISNNNLSQGDTETTEDTPLSSRLNASASQDVGATGDTPLGSMSNGSTSSDMGTTEDTPLGGMSNSSTSNDMGTTGDTPLGGMSNSSTSNDIGTTGDTPLGGMSNGSASNDIGTTGDTPLGGMSNGSASNDIGTTGDTPLGGMSNGSASNDMGTTGDTPLGSASGASISNSGTGTNTPLGSKSGANTSKGSVGTNTPIGSVSGANTSKGSVGTSTPIGSVSGANTSKGSVGTNTPIGSVSGNNTSKGSVGTSTPIGSVSGASVSNSGVGASTPIGSVSGASVSNSGVGASTPIGSASGASVSNSGVGASTPIGSASGASVSNSGVGASTPIGSASGASVSNSGVGASTPIGSKSGANVSNSGVGASTPIGSASGASVSNSGVGASTPIGSASGASVSNSGVGASTPIGSASGASVSNSGVGASTPIGSKSGANVSNSGVGASTPIGSASGASVSNSGVGASTPIGSKSGASVSNSGVGASTPIGNASGASVSKGSVGTSTQIPSSLRPNTSKIYKPSTIKLPKDVEIKPIEKPTSKTIADIAVSKYANMAEKIYNSPTLKGARNTYQVSKNSAMALKNNKEKDDNEKRD; translated from the coding sequence TTGTCTGATGCACAAGTTATTGAAATACTAAAATCATTTGATGTACTTAAACGATCCTCGATATGGGCGGATGCTGGTAGATTTATTATGTGGTACATAAACTTAGGACTATCAAAAGTGGTAGATTTACTTTCAAATAGTTTAAGTGAAATTTATAGTGTAATGAATTTCTTTAATAGCAAACAAGTAAATGATTTTATAAATAAATATATAGTAGTAATTTTTGCTTTTGCATCAATTGCATTGGCAATATTAGGATGGAAAATTATAGTTAAGAAAGAAAATGATTTCAATAGGATTATTACAAATGCTTTAATTGCAATTACTATATTTGTTGTATTACCTTGGGGTATGCAACAAGGGGAAAGTTTAGTTAAGGCAGGCGTTAATTTATTAGATAGCAATGGGAATGTAAGTAGTTCAACTAAAATATTCAGTTCAAATATAACAGATTTATATTTAATTGATAAAAATGGATGGAAAAGTCCAAACCCACACCCTAAAAATTATATAAAAGACGATTCAAGTTTATCATTTTTAAGCATAACAGAAATAATGGATACAGGGGGACTTTTTACATCTACAAAACTATCAGATGATGGTACTAAAATTTTAAAACATAAAATTAATGATGCATCAGGAGAACAGAAATTAGAAGAGTTAAAATCACATCTTGTTTATGAAGATGAAGGATATTATCGTTACTCATGGCATCCATTTTATATTTTGATAGAATTAGGAACTATGGCTTTAGTTCTATTTTTTACATGCTTTAAAACGGCACAATTAATACAAGAATTAGGAATACTTAAAATTATTCTTCAAGGTACGGTTTTAACCGATATAGAAACAGGGCAGAGGAATAAAAAACTTATAGAAAAGATAAAAAATACATTTATTATTTTATATGTAATAATGCTTTTATTAAATATATATATTTTATTTATGGATTTTATAGCATCATCTAATATTTCAAAACCAACTCAATTAGTTATGATTTTAGCATCAGGAATACTAGTTATAGATGGTCCAAACTTCATAGAAGAGATGTTTGGTATAGATGCTGGACTAAAAAGTATTAGTAGGTCAATAATAGCGGCAGCTCAAGGAGCTAAAGGTATGAAAGATTTGGCTAGTGCAATTGGGAAAGGTGCATCAGCAGTAGGAAAAGCATCAGTAGGAGCATCAAAAGTTTTAGGAAAAACTGCTATAAATACATCAGCTGGAATTAAAGGTGCTCTTGATGGATTTAAAGAAAGCGGTAATAGTTCAAAAGATGGAAATTCAAATAGTTCACCGTTAGGTGGTATGTCAAATGGGAATGAATCACAAGATGATAAAGGAAATAGTCCATTATCGGACATTTCTAATAATAATTTATCACAAGGAGATACAGAAACTACAGAAGATACACCATTAAGTAGTAGGTTAAATGCCAGTGCATCACAGGATGTAGGAGCTACAGGAGATACACCATTAGGTAGTATGTCAAATGGTAGTACATCAAGTGATATGGGAACTACAGAAGATACACCATTAGGAGGTATGTCAAATAGTAGTACATCAAATGATATGGGAACTACAGGAGATACACCATTAGGAGGTATGTCAAATAGTAGTACATCAAATGATATAGGAACTACAGGAGATACACCATTAGGAGGTATGTCAAATGGTAGTGCATCAAATGATATAGGAACTACAGGAGATACACCATTAGGAGGTATGTCAAATGGTAGTGCATCAAATGATATAGGAACTACAGGAGATACACCATTAGGAGGTATGTCAAATGGTAGTGCATCAAATGATATGGGAACTACAGGAGATACACCCTTAGGAAGTGCATCAGGTGCTAGTATATCTAATAGTGGTACAGGAACAAACACACCATTAGGAAGTAAATCAGGTGCTAATACATCTAAAGGTAGTGTAGGAACAAATACACCAATAGGAAGTGTATCAGGTGCTAATACATCTAAAGGTAGTGTAGGAACAAGCACACCAATAGGAAGTGTATCAGGTGCTAATACATCTAAAGGTAGTGTAGGAACAAATACACCAATAGGAAGTGTATCAGGTAATAATACATCTAAAGGTAGTGTAGGAACAAGCACACCAATAGGAAGTGTATCAGGTGCTAGTGTATCTAATAGTGGTGTAGGAGCAAGCACACCAATAGGAAGTGTATCAGGTGCTAGTGTATCTAATAGTGGTGTAGGAGCAAGCACACCAATAGGAAGTGCATCAGGTGCTAGTGTATCTAATAGTGGTGTAGGAGCAAGCACACCAATAGGAAGTGCATCAGGTGCTAGTGTATCTAATAGTGGTGTAGGAGCAAGTACACCAATAGGAAGTGCATCAGGTGCTAGTGTATCTAATAGTGGTGTAGGAGCAAGTACACCAATAGGAAGTAAATCAGGTGCTAATGTATCTAATAGTGGTGTAGGAGCAAGCACACCAATAGGAAGTGCATCAGGTGCTAGTGTATCTAATAGTGGTGTAGGAGCAAGCACACCAATAGGAAGTGCATCAGGTGCTAGTGTATCTAATAGTGGTGTAGGAGCAAGTACACCAATAGGAAGTGCATCAGGTGCTAGTGTATCTAATAGTGGTGTAGGAGCAAGTACACCAATAGGAAGTAAATCAGGTGCTAATGTATCTAATAGTGGTGTAGGAGCAAGCACACCAATAGGAAGTGCATCAGGTGCTAGTGTATCTAATAGTGGTGTAGGAGCAAGCACACCAATAGGAAGTAAATCAGGTGCTAGTGTATCTAATAGTGGTGTAGGAGCAAGTACACCAATAGGAAATGCATCAGGTGCTAGTGTATCTAAAGGTAGTGTAGGAACAAGTACTCAAATACCAAGTTCACTAAGACCTAATACATCTAAAATATATAAACCAAGTACAATTAAATTACCAAAAGATGTAGAAATTAAACCGATAGAAAAACCTACAAGTAAGACTATTGCTGATATTGCAGTTTCAAAATATGCAAATATGGCTGAAAAAATATATAATTCACCTACATTAAAAGGTGCAAGAAATACATATCAAGTATCTAAAAACTCTGCAATGGCTTTAAAAAATAATAAGGAGAAGGATGATAATGAGAAGAGAGATTAG
- a CDS encoding DUF5592 family protein produces the protein MRREIRVPEEIQATAKWSKLTVLDGIIITCSFGIGFLSKGIVFPLLQIPYVAFFPIALYILLLPSIDVPGRKNYQVALTVLKKDRNVYKSIDINSFINEIEGEEDAI, from the coding sequence ATGAGAAGAGAGATTAGAGTACCTGAAGAAATACAAGCAACTGCAAAATGGTCTAAATTAACTGTTTTAGACGGTATAATTATAACCTGTAGTTTTGGTATAGGTTTTTTAAGTAAAGGGATTGTATTCCCTTTACTACAAATTCCTTATGTAGCTTTTTTCCCTATTGCACTTTATATATTATTATTACCGAGCATAGATGTTCCTGGTAGGAAAAACTATCAAGTTGCTTTAACTGTATTAAAAAAAGATAGAAATGTATATAAATCAATCGATATAAACAGTTTTATTAATGAAATAGAGGGGGAAGAAGATGCAATTTGA